One Camelina sativa cultivar DH55 chromosome 3, Cs, whole genome shotgun sequence genomic window carries:
- the LOC104777036 gene encoding probable 9-cis-epoxycarotenoid dioxygenase NCED5, chloroplastic has product MACSYVLTPNPTKLNLSFAPSDLDAPSPSSSVSFTDTKHGRRSKLSSTNSSISDSTTTLVNFPNYPSPNPVIPEKDTSRWNPLQRAASAALDFAETALLKRERSKPLPKTIDPRHQISGNYAPVPEQPVKSSLSVDGKIPDCIDGVYLRNGANPLFEPVSGHHLFDGDGMVHAVKIINGEASYSCRFTETERLVQEKQIGSPIFPKAIGELHGHSGIARLMLFYARGLFGLLNHKNGTGVANAGLVYFHDRLLAMSEDDLPYQVRITDNGDLETVGRFDFDGQLNSAMIAHPKIDPETKELFALSYDVVKKPYLKYFRFSPDGEKSPDVEIPLASPTMMHDFAITENFVVIPDQQVVFQLSDMFLGKSPVKYDGEKISRFGILPRNAKDASEMVWVESPETFCFHLWNAWESPETDEVVVIGSCMTPADSIFNECDEQLDSVLSEIRLNLKTGKSTRITIIPGSDQMNLEAGMVNRNLLGRKTRYAYLAIAEPWPRVSGFAKVDLSTGEVKNHFYGGKKFGGEPFFLPRGLESDGEDDGYIMSFVHDEESWVSELQIVNAVTMELEATVKLPSRVPYGFHGTFVNSADMLNQA; this is encoded by the coding sequence ATGGCTTGTTCTTACGTATTAACACCAAACCCAACCAAACTCAATCTCTCCTTTGCACCGTCCGATCTCGACGCTCCTTCTCCGTCCTCCTCCGTTAGTTTCACCGACACTAAACATGGGCGCCGTAGTAAACTCTCGTCAACAAACTCATCAATCTCAGACAGTACTACAACTCTAGTAAATTTCCCGAACTACCCTTCTCCGAACCCCGTAATTCCCGAGAAGGACACTTCACGTTGGAACCCTCTCCAACGAGCCGCCTCCGCCGCTCTCGACTTCGCCGAAACCGCATTGCTGAAACGCGAACGTTCTAAACCTCTCCCTAAAACCATTGATCCTCGCCATCAGATCTCCGGTAACTACGCTCCGGTGCCGGAACAACCCGTTAAATCATCTCTCTCCGTTGACGGAAAAATCCCTGACTGCATTGACGGCGTTTATCTCCGTAACGGCGCTAATCCACTCTTCGAACCAGTTTCTGGTCATCACCTATTCGACGGTGACGGTATGGTTCACGCCGTTAAAATCATTAACGGAGAGGCGAGTTACTCGTGCCGGTTTACGGAAACCGAGAGATTGGTTCAGGAGAAACAAATCGGTTCGCCGATTTTTCCTAAAGCCATAGGTGAGCTTCACGGTCACTCCGGTATCGCGCGGCTGATGCTCTTTTACGCACGTGGTTTATTCGGTTTATTAAATCACAAAAACGGAACCGGAGTTGCTAACGCCGGTTTGGTTTACTTCCACGACCGGTTATTAGCTATGTCCGAAGATGATCTGCCTTACCAGGTTCGTATAACCGACAATGGCGATTTAGAAACGGTCGGAAGGTTCGATTTCGACGGTCAGTTAAACTCCGCCATGATCGCTCACCCTAAGATCGATCCGGAGACGAAGGAGCTGTTCGCGTTGAGCTACGACGTCGTTAAGAAACCGTATTTGAAATACTTCAGATTCTCGCCGGACGGTGAGAAATCGCCGGACGTTGAGATCCCACTCGCGAGTCCGACGATGATGCATGATTTTGCGATCACCGAGAATTTCGTAGTGATCCCTGACCAACAAGTTGTGTTTCAACTCTCCGATATGTTTCTCGGGAAATCTCCGGTTAAGTACGACGGAGAGAAAATTTCCCGGTTTGGGATTTTGCCGAGAAACGCTAAAGACGCGTCGGAGATGGTATGGGTTGAGTCGCCGGAGACTTTTTGTTTCCATCTTTGGAACGCTTGGGAGTCACCGGAGACAGACGAGGTTGTGGTGATAGGATCTTGTATGACTCCGGCGGATTCGATCTTTAACGAGTGCGATGAGCAGCTCGATAGTGTTTTGTCTGAGATCCGGTTAAATCTCAAAACCGGGAAATCAACGCGAATAACTATAATTCCCGGTTCGGATCAGATGAATTTAGAAGCTGGTATGGTAAACCGGAATCTTCTCGGAAGGAAAACCCGGTATGCCTACCTAGCGATAGCTGAACCGTGGCCTAGGGTGTCGGGTTTCGCTAAAGTTGATCTTTCTACCGGAGAAGTTAAAAACCACTTCTACGGCGGTAAAAAATTCGGTGGTGAACCTTTTTTCTTACCTAGAGGGTTAGAATCAGACGGAGAAGATGACGGTTATATTATGTCATTTGTTCACGACGAGGAGAGTTGGGTATCGGAGCTTCAAATTGTTAACGCCGTTACGATGGAGCTAGAAGCAACCGTTAAATTGCCGTCAAGAGTACCGTATGGTTTCCACGGCACGTTTGTGAATTCAGCTGATATGTTAAACCAGGCTTAG